AGGATGACCCCACACAGGGACACTACCTCTTGAGGATGGCAGCGCTAGCCTCTACCTGGCCTGAGCTGAGCTGCTCACCTCTCAGAGATGTTGCCAATTCCAGACAGCAGCTCCTTTATTTTCCGGCCTGCACTCTCTGTGGTCATCCTGGCTGGGCCAGGCATCTCAGAGTCCAGGTCCAGGCTGCAGGTCATCAGGCGGCCTTTGGCGGACAGGGCCAGAAGCTTGGTGCCACCTGGTGACAGACACACATGGGGCCTGGTCAGCAGGCTGGGAGGGGCAAGCAGCGTGACACTCAGTGGTGTTTCCCCGGACTCCAGGAAAAAAGTTGGAAGACGGCCAAGGCCGGTGTCCAGTGAGGAAGAGAAGGTCCCAAGGCAAACGCGCTGTCCTCACCCTGGGCTTCTGCCAGTGGCCCCGAGCCACGCCATCTCTGATCCCACCCGTAGCCCTCTCTTCCGCACTGGAGACAGTCTGGCGTTTCCCTTCAAAGCCCTTCTCTCGTGCTGTGTATGTATTTTCCGTGGCGAGATTTATTAGCATGCTCACAATGTGAGTACACTCAGGAaagtgcactggtaggaggtgtgtGGCTCTATTCCTCTCACCCCAACACTGGGAACACACAGCTAAAATCCTCTCTggctttttctgtagaaaacacAAAACTAGAATTCCACAATGCCATCTGCCTTTGGTCCAGAGCAGACTCACAGGCAGGCCACACCATGCCATGACCAAGCATTTGCAGCCTTTGGAAGAAAGGTGAGTCCGGAACAGATCTCCCTGGACTGCTTGCCACACAAGACCTGCCAAAGAGGCGCTTGCGGCGGACCCCCAAGATGCAGTTTCCTCCGAGTCCACAGCCAACAAGCAGCAAACTCAGATCCTACCAGGCCCAGGGCCACACCCTAGACCCCAGAGGCAGAGCAACACATAGACCCACTACCAGCCCCTGGCTTGACCTTGAGACAAGAAGAGAGTTAACCACTAGGCTGTATCAGCACCCGTCAGCCTTGCAAAAGAACAAGCCCAGGAAAGGAAGGCGGCCTGATAGTAGCAGACAGCCAAAAAGGGTGCTCCACCCTGGGCTCCCATCTTTCATCTTAGACAGCAGCTCATACCTTCATGCGTCCTGGGAGACGCAGACAGCGAGACAACACTGCAGATGTTcaggctggctgggcacagcaTGGGGGGCAGGCCTCCTGGGCCTTCTTCAGGCTGCTCGGGGCCCAGCGGGGTGCTTCCCCGAGACAGATCCACCACACAGAGGTCAGAAGGGGTGCTGTGGTACACGCGGCCACCCCCACCACAGGCAGCGCAGAGCACGGGGCCTGGGAGGCAGTACTCCCGCAACTCGGGCACCAGCTTCCCGGACTCAACCCAGCTGGCCTTGATGGCCAGCATCCGGCCGTGGTGACCAAGGGCCACCAGGCAGTCACAGTGCACATCCTCATCAGGCAGAAAATTCTCTGCAGCTTCTGCAGCCTGTAGCTCTGTCTTCAAGGCCCCTATGAAGATGACGGGCTCCTCCAGGTGATGGAGGATCTTGACAAGGGCATTTGGGTCACCAGGGGCTGACCTGGAGGTGACCAGGGCCTTCAGGATCACACAGCAGAGCTGGCCATCAGGGAGACCACAGAGGACCACAGGTGACTGCAGGAGGGTGGCATCAGCTCCAAAGAGGAGCCCGAAGAGGGCATCCTCCAACGTGAAGCCCCCAGAGCCCCCGAGGAGGTCGTGTGGGACCCCGGAGCCTGACGGTGACACACAGCACAGCACTGGAAGGAAGTGGGGGGCTGCAGGCTTTCCTGGGACCCCGGCTGGGGGGGTGTAGGAGGACAGCTCCACCTCACCGATCTGGCCTCCTGGCCGGGGGTCCTCCCCAGGACAGGGCTGCTCAAACAGCTGCATCTTCCATCGGGCAGGGCCCTGCACCAGGGTGACCAGGACACTGTCCAGCAAGGTGAACGCGCACAGCCCAGCATCGGGAAAGATGCAGGCATCAGGGTCCACAGGGATCACGGGGGAAGGCTGGTCACCGTCCTCGCTGTCCCTGTCATCCTGGCTCGTAGACCTTTGAGAACAGAGACGCATTGGTCAGGCCTGGGCAGGGTGGGATTCCCACGTTCTCTTCACAATAACCTGGCATGGTATACTCTGGCTCAGGGGTTCCCACAGTGACCCCCAAGGCCGCTCAGCAGTCCATCTGCCACATGGCCTCCCACCTTCCCCACGAAGGATACTCTTCACAGGAAGTACCAGGCATCCAAAACCAGCTTGAACGGACACCCCTCAGCATAGAACCGTCAGGCTGAGGCCCAGGCTGCAAAGTACACAGGCTGCCCCCTCTACAGCCTGGGCCACGGTCAGCAGCTGCTGGCTCTGCACTGAAGACAGGCCTGGCTGCCCGGAGCTCGCTTCCTTCCGACCCAGATGGTGTCCACTGATCACTGACTCGGGGTCACGGTGCCTTTGCTGTCTCCTCCCTCCAATAAAGACCCAGCCTTGGAGGCGTGTCTCACCAGACAGCACCGGGCCACCAGGGCCCAAAGGACAGGATCCCGCGCCCCACCGTGGGCTTAACCACGTGAACCCCACTTACTAAGGACTGTGAGCAAGACACTTGCAGAAAGAGTGCTGGGGACAGGGGCTCCAGATATGGGCAGGGATGGCGGTCAAGGCTTCAGAGCTGGCGGCAGCCCGGGTCCCCAAGCGCGATGAGGTGGGGCTGCTCGCTCTGAAGCAGTCCGGGGGCAGCAGAGGCGTGCGGGAGGGAGGCCGCGGGCCCGCCCTCACCTGCTCCTGCCCGGGTGGTCCAGCGACAGGCAGTAAAGGCCCCTCCGGGCGCACAGCGCGTACAGCAACCTGCGCGGCGCCAGCAGCTCCAGGTGCCACACCTGGTCGGGGAACCGGAACGCCGCCTGCGGACCGGGGCGCGGGTCAGGCCGACGCGACGCGCCGGCCCGCGGTCTTCATTTTCACGCGAACCGCCACCCCCGCCCGGCCCCTCCCGCCCCCTCCCGCCCCCGCGGGCCGGCGCTCACGGTCAGCAGCCCGCCCTCCTGGTCGTACACGTAGACGAGCTCGCTCCCTGTGGACAGGAAGACCTCCGCCTCGTGGCACAGCACGCGGGGCTTGCCCGCCGCCAGGCCCCCGAGAGGGCAGCAGAAGCCCGCCAGGTAGCGGACCCGCGGCGCGGCGCCAGCCATCCTGCGCGCGGGCCCGTCAGAGTGAGGAGCCCCGGCCGCGCGGCGGCGGCTCCGCCTCGGAGCGCTTTACGGCAGCCCGCTATGCGGCGCGACGTCCGCCGTAAAGCGGTCGGCGGTGCAGGGGGCGGGGCGGAAAGGCCGCGCTGCTGGGACTCGGGGAGCTGGGGCGGCCGCTGGGACCCGCGGGGAGCAGGGGAGCCTTCCTAGGGACTGCGGCATCGTGCCGCAGGTCGAGGTTGACCCGGCCGGGCTGGTGGGAGCCCTCGGCGGCTTCATGGCCCCGGCTGCTGCACAGGTTCCCCAGGGTGAGGAAGCGGGGCCTGGCGGAGCAGAGGTTGCTCTTGGGCGGGGCTGCATCCCGCTCCATTCGGCGCGTCTCTCCGGAGCAAGGGCTCAGCTCCTCGGGCTTTTGCGTAAACCCCTCGATTCTCTGGGCTCTCGGAGAGCAGCTGGGTCCTGCCGGAGCGCACTCCAGCCGGGGACGGGGTGGGGCAGCGCCCGCTCTTGTCATCCTAGGGATGGGTCTCTGCCCTGTGCTCCGCGAGCCGCCCCCCGGCCGCCCCCACGTTCAGGGCGCAGCGGTGTGAGCCAGCTTAGGTGGAAGTGCGTCCCTCCCTCCGTGGCTGAACACGTGGGGACAGGGAGTACACCAATGGGGTTTCTGGGTTGGGGGCAGATGACAAGAAAATGACTATGAGCCAGGGCAAGACAcctccaccctctccctcctGGCAGCTCTCCACTTCCTCCAGGAGAGAAGTACTGACCAGAGAACGCCCCTGGAGGGGCCTGCAATACGGACACCTGCTCCGTGGTGGGAAGAGAGCGGAAACCAGGCACACCATTCACAAGTAAATGAACAAGGAaccccgcccccggcccgcctCCCTTCGTTtaagaagccaatctgaagagCGCTAAGGCCAGACACCCTTGAGGGAGAGTCTAGGGGCAGGGCTGCAAAACTCCACATCGTGGAGTCTGGGTGCACTTGCTGGAGCACAAAGCACCACGTGCAGACGTCCTGACCGCCCACCCTTTGAGGTTGGGGTGGGGACTGACCCTAAAGCAACGGGGATGTCTGATTCTGGATGTTGGGTTAGACAGACTCAAGTGCCGCACCTGGAGTCAGTTCCTTGCTTCTTTCTCGCCAGGGCTGCTCTGAAAGTGTTTGGGCTGGAAATGCTGTCTGATGCTGGGGAGAGGAGGGCCAGGGGCATCTCATTTGGCCTTCAGAGTTAGGAAGTGCAGATGTCATATCGTTGTGAATTTCCCCACAGGGATCCTCCGCTGGTCTTCTGACCGAACTTCCCCACAGGAATCCGCGGGTCTTCTGACTGCTGGTTTTAACCCTCTGAAGCCTTGTGAATCACTCGCTCACACACACCAACTCCCATCCAGTCCTCCCAGGCCATCTCTTCCGTACGGATGGTAACATGCCAAGACTGTCCTAGAGGAAATGATCACGATCACGTGGAGGGGGAAACGGACGTGGGAGAAGGCCCGCCAAACCAGTAGCCTCACCCGACGGTTTACTCCGCTgcccactccactctgctccggAGGCTGGCAGGCTTTTGGCCCCACGCCAAGCCCAGCTCCTCCTATCTGCAACAAGATTTATGATCAGTAGTCATGTGGGGGACCTTAAGCATGGATCCCAGGGGAAAGGGGGTGAGTTACACACAAGCAAAGGGCTCAAGGCCGGCTCTCCATCAGCTGCTGGGCTGTGCCATGCCCCACCTATACTTGGCAAAGGGTGATGAGGGCTGAGGCAGCCTCTCTGCCCGTGGGTGTGGAAGATGCACACACTCCTAGAGGAAGCCTTCAAGACAGCAGCGCAGACTGCTGGACACTGCGTTTCTATGCCCAACTTGGAGGTGGTATCATCTCCCTAAGCACAAATTATATGAAGGAGTCAATTGAGAAGGTCAGACTGAGGGGAGGGCAACCATGAAGCTCCAGGCTGTGTTGAGGGCGAAGAGGGCTGGGCCTTGAGGGACCTCTCCTCAGAGCAGCACAGCCCAATAAGGAGAACACAGCAGGAAGGTGGGGCAGGGACCCAGGAACCCGacttctcccttctttttttttgacacaagttCTCACTCGTCtcctaggctagagtgtagtggcacaatctcggctcactgcagtctcaacacCCGAGGCTCAAgccaacctcctgcctcagcctcccgagaagctgggactataggtgcacactaccacaccaagctaattttttgtcttttttaatagagacagggtttcgccatgttggccaggctggtcttgaaccccggGCCTGAGTTCTATTTCTAAGCAGTTCAATTTGCTTGATTTCATGGGGGAGTGGCATCCAGaactatgttttaaattttttaattttggccgggcacagcggctcatgcctgtaatcccagcactttgggaggccgaggtgggcaggatcacaaggtcaggagattgagaccatcctggctaacacagtgaaaccccatctctactaaaaatacaaaaaaattatctgggcatggtggcggcgcctgtagtcccagctactcgggaggctgaggcaggagaatggggtgaacccaggaggcgagcttgcagtgagccgagatcacgccactgcactccagcctgggcgacagattaaaaaaatttaattttttgagacagtttttttttttttttttttttttttgagacggagtctcactctgttgcccaggctggatggagtgcagtggtgccatctcggctcactgcaagctctgcctcccgggttcatgccattgtctctcctgcctcagcctcccgagtagctgggattacaggcgcctgccaccatgcacggctaatttttttgtatttttggtagagacggggtttcactgtgttagccaggatggtctccatctcctgccctcttgatccgcctgcctcggcctcccaaagtgctgggattacaggcacaaaccaccatgcctggcctattttttgagacagagtcttacactgttcaggtcggagtgcagtggcataaactcggctcactgcaacctcagcctcctgggttcaagcaattctcctaccttggcctcccaagtagctgggattacaggcgcacacacaTCAatacactggctaattttttgtattttcagtggagatggggttttaccccATGATGGGGTTTcaaccatgttgaccaggttggtctcgaattcctgacctcaagtgatccaccaacctagGCCtccccaaagtggtgggattacaggcgtgagctgccacaccccctcttttttttttttgagacaatcttgctctgttgcccaggctggagtgtgcagtggcacaatctcagttcactgcaacctctgcccccggggctcaagtgatcctccagcctgggcctcccaagtagctgggactacaagtgtgcaccaccacgcccagctagttttttatttttagtagagacagggtttcatcgtgttggccagaactcctgacctcaggtgatccacccgcctcggcctcccagagtgctgggatcacaggtgtgagccactgcgcccggcttttaTCTTTACATAGAACTAAAGAGGATGAAAGTGCCGAGGATCTTCACTGGCTCTCACGTAAGACGGCCATGACCAGGTACTGGCTCACTGCATGGCCCAGGCTGCTGCTTTCTCTGATACAACTTCCCCAAGCCTCCTCACCtcagccttttaaattttttttcagacagggtctcaccccatggcccaggctggagttgcaatcACAGCtggctgcagcctcgacctcctgggctcaagtgatcccaggAGCTGTGGGTAATCGAGTGAACTGCACTGTGTTGAAGGTGCAGAATTAGAGTCTGGGTGCTGGGGGACTCACCCTCTCGCTCCTGGAGTCCAGAAGCCAGGAACCCTTGGTCACTGCCCTGTGGCCTGCTTCACCCCAGGGCCCCCCTTCAGAAATTagttggggtttttgtttttcagtaactACTCAAGTCAGCTATGAGTCACTGGCCAAAGGACAAAGTAGTGCTGAACAGTGGCTGCCAGGCTCCtacctgaggctcagagggcaCTTGTTCTAGACACTTTCTGTTGTCACAGGGAAAGACAGCTCAAGCAGGAACACAGGCAGCGTGTCGCCCGCAGGCCTCAGTCCTTGCTGCACCTGTGCAGTCTGGCCTTCTCGGGCTTTGTCCTTCACCTGCTGTTTGGCCACATGTACCTGTTCACAAAGCAGTGACTGTGGAGTAGCCACAGGGCTGACAGGTGGGGCAGAGATAGAAGAGGCACCCAAGGGTGGCCGGGCCGTCAAACACTGACACACTCTCCTCCCCACCCAGATGTTAGCACTTTAAGAAACTTATCGAGGAGCCAAGGTTGGGATCGGCTGGGGAAGTAGGATCCCCACCTTTAAATGGTCCATGCACGCAAAAAACAGTGATATCTTGGGGACAAATCCCCCCACGCTGAGCAGATGCCAGACAACAGTTGAGTGCGCAGGAAGGACCAGGACCAGGCAGTTGCTTCAGGCGCTTTTATTAGGTTCCACTGCAGGGCTGGGGTCAATGTAATGCGAATCCAAGCccagtgatgcacacctgtgagCCGAAACAGAGCCGAAGCAGGAGCACCTGTGTCCCAGGAGCAGCTGGTTGGAGGGAGCCAGGGACAGGCCCCACCTCCTCTCTGGGCCAGGAGACTGGCAGCCGCTGTGTTCACCTGGGCAGGTGTGTACCCAGTCACCCCCACCGGGTTATGGTGCTGGTAGCATGAGAGGGTGTGTCCACACCAAGGGCAGGTGAAGATGCGAGGTGGGGCTGAGACCTCCCTCCCACAAGAGGAGGTGGCTGAGCCTCCCAGGGCCTGAGCTCTCACAGCAGGGCTCACCCCCAAGCCTGTATGCTTAGCTCTGACTCTCTTTGGACAATAAAATAAAGTGCATTACTGAACAAAGAGTAACTCAAAACCAGAAGCAGACAAATCGCCAATGCTTTTCCTTTAgctaaaagacaaaagaaaacatgaatgatGTGAATGCCGGAACTTCAGAGTAAGGGAAATGCTGGTGGAGGACAACGGAAACTGTAATAGCATGGTGGATAAGGATGAGCGAGTGGGAGAGGAACTGGCAACGCAGCTGTCTCTAGAAGTCCGTGCTGTCCAGCCCCTGCCCAGTGGTGGGGAAGGCCTTGGACTCACAGGGAAGCAATGCAGGAAGCCGTGGCCACCTAGGCTCACAGCTGATCTCGGGACCAGAGGAGACAGCAGAGGACAAAACTTCAGCATGACAGCTGCTAGGAGGGAGA
The window above is part of the Symphalangus syndactylus isolate Jambi chromosome 14, NHGRI_mSymSyn1-v2.1_pri, whole genome shotgun sequence genome. Proteins encoded here:
- the FAAP100 gene encoding Fanconi anemia core complex-associated protein 100 isoform X1, which translates into the protein MAGAAPRVRYLAGFCCPLGGLAAGKPRVLCHEAEVFLSTGSELVYVYDQEGGLLTAAFRFPDQVWHLELLAPRRLLYALCARRGLYCLSLDHPGRSRSTSQDDRDSEDGDQPSPVIPVDPDACIFPDAGLCAFTLLDSVLVTLVQGPARWKMQLFEQPCPGEDPRPGGQIGEVELSSYTPPAGVPGKPAAPHFLPVLCCVSPSGSGVPHDLLGGSGGFTLEDALFGLLFGADATLLQSPVVLCGLPDGQLCCVILKALVTSRSAPGDPNALVKILHHLEEPVIFIGALKTELQAAEAAENFLPDEDVHCDCLVALGHHGRMLAIKASWVESGKLVPELREYCLPGPVLCAACGGGGRVYHSTPSDLCVVDLSRGSTPLGPEQPEEGPGGLPPMLCPASLNICSVVSLSASPRTHEGGTKLLALSAKGRLMTCSLDLDSEMPGPARMTTESAGRKIKELLSGIGNISERVSFLKKAVDQRNKALTSLNEAMNVSCALLSSGTGPRPISCTTSTTWSRLQTQDVLMATCVLENSSNFSLDQGWTLCIQVLTSSCALDLDSACSAITYTIPVDQLGPGARREVTLPLGPGETGGLDLPVTVSCTLFYSLREVVGGALAPSDSEDPFLDECPSDVLPEQEGVCLPLSRHTVDMLQCLRFPGLAPPHTRAPSPLGPTRDPVATFLETCGEPGSQPAGPASLRAEYLPPSVASIKVSAELLRAALKDGHSGVPLCCATLQWLLAENAAVDVVRARALSSIQGVAPDGADVHLIVREVAMTDLCPAGPIQAVEIQVESSSLADICRAHHAVVGRMQTMVTEQAAQGSSAPDLRVQYLRQIHANHETLLREVQTLRDRLCTEDEASSCATAQRLLQVYRQLRHPSLILL
- the FAAP100 gene encoding Fanconi anemia core complex-associated protein 100 isoform X2: MAGAAPRVRYLAGFCCPLGGLAAGKPRVLCHEAEVFLSTGSELVYVYDQEGGLLTAAFRFPDQVWHLELLAPRRLLYALCARRGLYCLSLDHPGRSRSTSQDDRDSEDGDQPSPVIPVDPDACIFPDAGLCAFTLLDSVLVTLVQGPARWKMQLFEQPCPGEDPRPGGQIGEVELSSYTPPAGVPGKPAAPHFLPVLCCVSPSGSGVPHDLLGGSGGFTLEDALFGLLFGADATLLQSPVVLCGLPDGQLCCVILKALVTSRSAPGDPNALVKILHHLEEPVIFIGALKTELQAAEAAENFLPDEDVHCDCLVALGHHGRMLAIKASWVESGKLVPELREYCLPGPVLCAACGGGGRVYHSTPSDLCVVDLSRGSTPLGPEQPEEGPGGLPPMLCPASLNICSVVSLSASPRTHEGGTKLLALSAKGRLMTCSLDLDSEMPGPARMTTESAGRKIKELLSGIGNISERVSFLKKAVDQRNKALTSLNEAMNVSCALLSSGTGPRPISCTTSTTWSRLQTQDVLMATCVLENSSNFSLDQGWTLCIQVLTSSCALDLDSACSAITYTIPVDQLGPGARREVTLPLGPGVPLCCATLQWLLAENAAVDVVRARALSSIQGVAPDGADVHLIVREVAMTDLCPAGPIQAVEIQVESSSLADICRAHHAVVGRMQTMVTEQAAQGSSAPDLRVQYLRQIHANHETLLREVQTLRDRLCTEDEASSCATAQRLLQVYRQLRHPSLILL